The Desulfomicrobium orale DSM 12838 genome includes a window with the following:
- the recD gene encoding exodeoxyribonuclease V subunit alpha has translation MFATPSILPRLRASGFFSEADLYQARFAAMLVPREHQSRVAVLTALLSLAVRDGHVCLDLDGQDIRERFAGLCPDEPEPLSAAIRLLDTDAVGAPDDIAAPMILSGRRLYFQRFFRDENLLARQILRLASHPPRTENLPSVHRKSEAADLPDWQEVAVFAALRSRFCIISGGPGTGKTHIVARILRHTAAIHAGERFAIALAAPTGKAAGRMNESLGRAFPGGYPPELTACLTQDAQTVHRLLGWRPGGSFRYGPDNPLPLDMLVVDEVSMLDMEMAVLLLEALPDHASLVLLGDRGQLASVEAGAVLANLCPPDGMNQFSREFAAELERRTGHMVPVAECPAPLLDHMVELRRSFRFDERSGIGRLSALVRDGRAREVERVLKDEHPDLFLRPCPEPEALRKELSPLVRKTYLELGSMAPDQAFSRFEGLRLLSPVRQGPRGTEALNALVRNILGVREDWYAGRPVMILENDYTAGLFNGDTGLVLPTPEGLRVYFSGQEGFRTFSPARLPRHETCYAMTVHKSQGSEFDHAVLVLPETPCPILSRELLYTALTRARSRFTLIGTARQAVLATQMPVRRDSGLGELLWPGNSGC, from the coding sequence ATGTTCGCCACTCCATCCATTCTGCCCCGGCTGCGGGCCAGCGGATTTTTTTCCGAAGCGGATCTGTATCAGGCCCGTTTTGCCGCCATGCTGGTTCCCCGGGAACATCAAAGCAGGGTCGCGGTCCTGACGGCTCTGCTTTCCCTGGCCGTGCGCGACGGCCATGTCTGCCTGGATCTCGATGGGCAGGATATCCGGGAGCGCTTCGCCGGTCTGTGTCCGGACGAACCGGAGCCTCTGTCGGCGGCAATCCGGCTGCTGGACACGGACGCCGTGGGTGCCCCCGATGATATTGCCGCGCCCATGATTCTAAGCGGGCGTCGCCTCTATTTCCAGCGTTTCTTCCGCGATGAAAATCTGCTGGCCCGGCAGATTCTGCGTCTGGCCAGCCATCCGCCCCGGACGGAAAATCTCCCTTCCGTCCACCGGAAATCTGAAGCCGCAGACCTCCCCGACTGGCAGGAAGTGGCCGTCTTTGCCGCTCTGCGCAGCCGGTTCTGCATCATTTCCGGCGGTCCGGGAACGGGAAAAACCCATATCGTGGCCCGGATTCTGCGCCATACGGCGGCCATCCACGCCGGAGAACGTTTTGCCATCGCCCTGGCCGCGCCCACAGGCAAGGCCGCCGGGCGCATGAACGAGTCGCTCGGCCGTGCTTTTCCCGGCGGATACCCGCCAGAACTGACCGCCTGCCTGACTCAGGACGCCCAGACCGTTCACCGGTTGCTGGGCTGGCGGCCGGGAGGAAGTTTCCGGTATGGCCCGGACAATCCTCTGCCGCTGGACATGCTGGTGGTGGACGAGGTTTCCATGCTGGATATGGAGATGGCCGTCCTGCTGCTGGAAGCCCTGCCGGACCATGCATCTCTGGTGCTTTTAGGTGACCGGGGGCAGCTGGCCTCGGTGGAAGCCGGGGCCGTGCTGGCCAATCTGTGCCCGCCGGACGGCATGAACCAGTTCTCCCGGGAGTTCGCGGCGGAGCTGGAGCGCCGCACCGGGCACATGGTGCCCGTGGCCGAATGTCCGGCTCCGCTTCTGGATCACATGGTGGAACTGCGCCGCAGCTTCCGCTTCGATGAACGCAGCGGTATCGGCCGCTTGAGCGCTCTGGTCCGGGACGGGCGCGCCCGGGAGGTGGAGCGGGTGCTGAAGGATGAACATCCGGATCTGTTCCTGCGGCCCTGCCCGGAGCCGGAAGCCCTGCGAAAGGAACTCTCTCCCCTTGTCCGGAAAACCTACCTGGAGCTGGGCTCGATGGCACCGGATCAGGCTTTCAGCCGCTTCGAGGGTCTGCGCCTGCTGTCTCCGGTCCGTCAGGGACCGCGGGGCACCGAGGCCCTGAACGCGCTGGTCAGGAACATCCTCGGCGTGCGGGAGGACTGGTACGCCGGGCGGCCGGTCATGATTCTGGAAAATGACTACACGGCCGGGCTTTTCAATGGCGATACAGGGCTTGTTCTGCCCACGCCGGAAGGACTGCGGGTGTATTTTTCCGGCCAGGAGGGATTTCGGACCTTTTCTCCGGCCCGCCTGCCCCGGCATGAGACCTGTTACGCCATGACCGTGCATAAAAGTCAGGGCTCGGAGTTCGATCATGCCGTGCTGGTGCTGCCGGAAACTCCCTGTCCCATTCTGAGCCGCGAACTCCTCTACACGGCCCTGACCCGGGCCAGAAGCCGCTTTACCCTGATCGGCACGGCCCGGCAGGCGGTGCTTGCCACACAGATGCCTGTCCGCCGCGACTCCGGCCTGGGAGAGCTGCTCTGGCCCGGAAATTCCGGCTGTTAA
- a CDS encoding TOBE domain-containing protein: protein MPRPADHGRIVAGSDDCLNPLQLHELEEEFRRWTGASKRADVTAARKRVLLIFLLIRHTGAKLHEVLALNPDVDIDHERLMVSFGRRGGEQVRSVPLAGPLAREILALAAEVDFRKGATLHVDPAFVRRKFYERALACGFPKNLGSPEMIRKSRGVELMQSNMPLPAVQVYLGHSSPNLTSAYVSFSQREIQAITASFLERESARRTSARNSFFGKITRIRHSDIQALVELTTPDGHVVSSIITQESLNILGLQKGRLAAVEVKASWLSLEKSDTEPLSSAENRIPGHIARVTCGGLTTECAVAIGTGTVLCALVTTESARRLDLRQGDRIWAVFSCHAAVVRVD from the coding sequence ATGCCCCGCCCCGCCGACCACGGCCGCATCGTGGCCGGATCGGACGACTGCCTGAACCCGCTGCAACTGCACGAGCTGGAAGAGGAATTCCGCCGCTGGACTGGCGCGTCCAAACGGGCGGACGTCACCGCGGCCCGCAAGCGAGTACTACTTATTTTTCTGCTCATCCGGCATACCGGAGCCAAATTGCATGAGGTGCTGGCCTTAAATCCCGATGTGGACATCGACCATGAACGTCTGATGGTATCCTTTGGACGGCGCGGCGGCGAACAGGTCCGGTCCGTCCCTCTGGCCGGACCCCTGGCCCGGGAAATCCTGGCTCTGGCCGCGGAGGTGGATTTTCGCAAAGGCGCGACGCTGCACGTGGACCCGGCCTTCGTGCGCCGCAAGTTTTACGAGCGGGCCCTGGCCTGCGGGTTTCCCAAAAATCTGGGCAGCCCGGAAATGATCCGCAAGTCGAGAGGGGTGGAACTCATGCAGTCCAACATGCCCCTGCCCGCCGTCCAGGTCTATCTGGGTCATTCCAGCCCCAATCTGACCTCGGCCTACGTGTCTTTCTCCCAGCGGGAAATCCAGGCCATCACAGCCTCCTTTCTGGAGCGGGAAAGCGCCCGCAGAACCAGCGCGCGCAATTCCTTTTTCGGTAAGATCACCCGCATCCGTCACTCGGACATTCAGGCTCTGGTGGAGCTGACCACCCCCGATGGGCATGTGGTTTCATCGATCATCACCCAGGAAAGCCTGAACATTCTGGGATTGCAGAAAGGCCGTCTGGCCGCCGTCGAAGTCAAGGCCTCCTGGCTGAGCCTGGAAAAAAGCGACACAGAGCCGCTCTCATCCGCCGAAAACCGCATACCGGGGCACATCGCCCGCGTCACCTGCGGCGGGCTGACCACGGAATGCGCTGTGGCCATCGGGACGGGCACCGTGTTGTGCGCCCTTGTCACCACCGAAAGCGCCCGGCGGCTCGACCTGCGCCAGGGAGACCGGATCTGGGCCGTGTTCAGCTGCCATGCCGCTGTTGTGCGCGTGGACTGA
- a CDS encoding metal-dependent transcriptional regulator has product MPMEKPASLTTALEDYLVTIFKLEAAGGAARASDIATAQNVSRSTVTSALKALSARGLIEYSPYSHIRLTPQGEPLAREIAHRNLILRRFFQDVLMLDQEVASATACRVEHAVDDQVIKRLGQFILYLERSGLELDRWREDYARLIREMPHPGPTGFPGP; this is encoded by the coding sequence ATGCCGATGGAAAAACCCGCTTCGCTGACGACAGCGCTGGAAGATTATCTCGTGACCATTTTCAAGCTGGAGGCGGCGGGCGGCGCGGCGCGGGCCAGCGACATCGCCACGGCCCAGAACGTGTCCCGGTCCACGGTGACCAGCGCCCTCAAGGCTTTGTCCGCGCGCGGGCTCATCGAATATTCACCGTACAGTCATATCCGGCTCACGCCGCAAGGAGAGCCCCTGGCCCGCGAGATCGCCCACCGGAACCTCATTCTGCGGCGCTTTTTCCAGGATGTGCTGATGCTCGATCAGGAAGTGGCCAGCGCCACGGCCTGCCGGGTGGAACACGCGGTGGATGACCAGGTCATCAAACGACTGGGGCAGTTCATTCTCTATCTGGAGCGGTCCGGACTGGAGCTGGACCGTTGGCGGGAGGATTACGCCCGGCTCATCAGGGAGATGCCGCACCCCGGCCCAACCGGATTTCCAGGCCCCTGA
- a CDS encoding amidohydrolase family protein — MDSEQSVCSGVLVSNGRIEAVGEGDELWALVGGKIRHVNLRGCVLYPGLIDTHSHLPMYAAWKYYAYCGSADSLQTVLDRLAGQGRTHPEEEIVVGYGFDDTDIPEQRGPDRAELDAICPDRPLLLLHISVHAAYANSPMLRRLGIDPGAPSSDPDVECKNGMPTGRITEHVAFRAMELMPSPSQESFRKMLCEAVRDYNAQGFTTTIGGGSGLGGFLPSWRCGPYSPWKKKKN, encoded by the coding sequence ATGGATTCCGAGCAAAGCGTTTGTTCCGGCGTGCTGGTGAGCAACGGACGTATTGAAGCAGTCGGCGAGGGCGATGAATTGTGGGCCCTCGTCGGCGGGAAGATACGTCATGTAAATTTACGCGGGTGCGTACTCTATCCCGGCCTGATCGATACACACAGTCATCTGCCCATGTACGCGGCCTGGAAGTATTACGCTTATTGCGGGAGTGCGGACAGCCTGCAGACCGTGCTGGACAGGCTGGCCGGACAGGGGCGGACGCATCCTGAAGAAGAGATTGTTGTCGGCTATGGTTTCGATGACACGGACATTCCCGAGCAGCGCGGACCGGACAGAGCGGAACTGGACGCCATATGTCCGGACAGGCCGCTGCTCCTTCTGCACATTTCCGTACATGCGGCTTATGCGAACAGTCCCATGCTGCGGCGTCTCGGCATCGACCCGGGCGCACCTTCTTCCGATCCCGACGTAGAATGCAAAAACGGCATGCCCACGGGACGCATTACGGAGCATGTGGCTTTCAGGGCCATGGAGCTCATGCCTTCTCCTTCCCAGGAATCTTTCAGGAAAATGCTTTGCGAAGCGGTCCGCGATTACAACGCGCAGGGATTTACCACGACCATCGGCGGCGGATCGGGCCTGGGGGGATTTCTCCCTTCATGGAGGTGCGGGCCCTACTCTCCCTGGAAAAAGAAGAAAAACTAA
- a CDS encoding amidohydrolase: MEVRALLSLEKEEKLNLRVYLSCIWPEYEKVAAAGMMDGIGTPMVRPGGVKLFADGSIQAFTAAIPAGYHNRPDHRPSIIGSQAELDETVYRVHAAGRQILVHGNGSGAIEAIIAAVEKAQGRTPRPDPRHLLIHCQMASDDQLRRMKKAGLWPSFFGLHVWNWGDRHRDIFLGPERAARIDPCGSAVQLGLPFSLHADTPVLPQMTMLSIHTAVNRMTKSGQELGPEQRVSALEAMRAYTSYAAAMCFGEASLGSIEPGKEADFTLLGDDPCEVPSSKIRNIPILATFCGGRLVWGSID; encoded by the coding sequence ATGGAGGTGCGGGCCCTACTCTCCCTGGAAAAAGAAGAAAAACTAAATCTGCGCGTTTATCTTTCCTGCATCTGGCCGGAGTATGAGAAGGTCGCCGCGGCGGGCATGATGGATGGGATCGGAACACCGATGGTCCGGCCGGGAGGCGTCAAGCTTTTCGCTGACGGGTCCATCCAGGCTTTCACTGCAGCCATTCCGGCAGGGTACCACAACAGGCCGGATCACCGGCCCTCGATTATCGGCTCACAGGCGGAACTCGATGAGACCGTGTACCGTGTGCACGCGGCTGGCAGACAGATTCTGGTACATGGCAACGGCAGCGGCGCCATCGAAGCGATCATCGCCGCAGTGGAAAAGGCTCAGGGCAGAACGCCGCGCCCCGACCCGCGCCATCTGCTCATCCATTGCCAGATGGCCTCGGACGACCAGTTGCGCCGCATGAAAAAAGCGGGCCTCTGGCCGTCTTTCTTCGGTCTGCATGTCTGGAACTGGGGAGACCGCCACCGGGATATCTTTCTCGGGCCGGAACGCGCCGCACGCATCGATCCCTGCGGAAGCGCGGTGCAATTGGGCCTTCCGTTCTCGCTTCATGCCGACACCCCGGTGCTGCCGCAAATGACCATGTTGTCCATCCACACTGCGGTGAACCGGATGACCAAGTCCGGCCAGGAATTGGGGCCGGAACAGCGGGTCAGTGCTCTGGAGGCCATGCGCGCCTATACCAGTTACGCCGCCGCCATGTGTTTCGGCGAGGCGAGCCTGGGTTCCATCGAGCCGGGAAAGGAGGCCGACTTCACCCTGCTCGGAGATGACCCCTGCGAGGTTCCTTCGTCGAAAATCCGGAATATTCCCATACTGGCCACGTTCTGCGGCGGCCGGCTGGTCTGGGGAAGCATAGACTAG
- a CDS encoding sodium:solute symporter family protein, protein MDAQSWYLGYVVVYFAVMFSIGIYYFFKVKNADDYLIGGWNMGFWPIVGTVISTWCGASVFIGTVGLGFTVGASGYVRFSFASVLFTLILILIFGRALRRQRLYTLADLFGQRYGATVGIIPSLLSAVVYAIPTTAMQYIAMSTIWTVVFGMDLTPALILSAVLVLAFTILGGLPGTIITDALQSILIIAGITILAASCVSFAGGAGRLIEMTPPEFLSLSGPYGASEVFLFFLSVGPFYLVWQSSWQRIFAAKSESVSLRANTLGVVICAFILFCPIVIGLACRQFLPLDTPPDLIFSTVTLKLLSPQVGGLIYCALLAALVTGADSFILQGSSNLTHDFYRRLINPGATNRQMMFVSRLTVAIIALAALFVAFKFTGIIAIYQWALRLTATTLILPFLATMLWKRTTRTGVLWSMGAGLVSTLIWPYLGTGVDQTLAGFAFSAAGLILGTVFSGHHPEEHAVAVLYEDLPTAQRN, encoded by the coding sequence ATGGACGCTCAAAGTTGGTATCTCGGCTATGTGGTAGTGTACTTCGCGGTCATGTTCAGCATCGGTATTTACTACTTCTTCAAGGTGAAAAACGCCGATGATTACCTCATCGGAGGGTGGAACATGGGTTTCTGGCCCATCGTCGGCACGGTTATCAGCACATGGTGCGGCGCATCCGTGTTCATTGGCACCGTGGGGCTCGGTTTTACGGTGGGAGCCTCGGGCTACGTCCGCTTCAGCTTCGCCTCAGTACTTTTTACGCTCATCCTCATTCTGATCTTCGGCCGGGCGCTTCGGCGTCAGAGGCTCTACACCCTCGCCGACCTGTTCGGCCAGCGGTACGGCGCTACAGTCGGCATCATCCCGTCGCTGCTGTCCGCCGTGGTGTACGCGATTCCGACGACGGCCATGCAGTACATCGCCATGTCCACCATCTGGACGGTGGTGTTCGGCATGGACCTGACTCCGGCCCTGATCCTCTCGGCTGTGCTCGTTCTTGCCTTCACCATACTGGGAGGGCTGCCGGGAACAATCATCACCGATGCCCTGCAATCCATCCTCATCATCGCCGGTATCACCATACTGGCCGCCTCCTGCGTTTCTTTCGCCGGTGGGGCGGGACGGCTCATCGAGATGACGCCTCCGGAGTTTCTGTCGCTTTCAGGACCTTACGGGGCGTCGGAGGTCTTTTTATTTTTCCTCTCCGTGGGGCCGTTTTATCTCGTCTGGCAGTCGTCCTGGCAGCGCATCTTCGCGGCGAAATCGGAAAGCGTCTCCCTGAGAGCAAACACTCTGGGCGTGGTCATCTGCGCTTTCATCCTGTTTTGCCCCATCGTCATCGGGTTGGCCTGCCGTCAGTTTCTGCCGCTGGACACTCCGCCCGACCTCATCTTCTCGACAGTTACCCTGAAGCTGCTCTCTCCCCAAGTGGGAGGACTAATTTACTGTGCCCTGCTGGCGGCTCTGGTGACCGGCGCCGACTCCTTCATTCTGCAGGGCAGTTCCAACCTGACACACGACTTTTACCGTCGTCTCATCAACCCCGGCGCGACGAACCGGCAAATGATGTTCGTCTCCCGTCTGACCGTGGCGATCATCGCGCTCGCCGCCCTGTTCGTAGCCTTCAAGTTCACGGGCATTATCGCCATCTATCAATGGGCGCTGCGCCTTACTGCGACGACTCTCATTCTGCCTTTTCTGGCGACCATGCTCTGGAAGAGAACCACGCGGACAGGCGTGCTGTGGAGCATGGGCGCGGGACTGGTGTCCACTCTGATCTGGCCGTATCTGGGCACGGGCGTTGACCAGACCTTGGCCGGTTTCGCCTTTTCGGCCGCAGGACTGATACTCGGAACAGTATTCAGCGGCCATCATCCCGAGGAGCATGCCGTGGCCGTGCTGTACGAAGATTTGCCCACGGCCCAGAGAAACTGA
- a CDS encoding DUF1858 domain-containing protein, producing MRHLDLNTPVAGLCSVYPELVNILRDLGFTEITRPGMLSTAGRFMTIPKGARLKGIDLALIRATLRKHGFEITEDVNE from the coding sequence ATGCGGCATCTTGACCTGAATACCCCGGTGGCCGGTCTGTGCTCGGTATACCCGGAACTGGTGAACATTCTGCGGGATCTTGGTTTCACGGAAATTACCCGGCCCGGCATGCTGTCCACGGCGGGGCGGTTCATGACCATCCCCAAAGGGGCCAGGCTGAAGGGCATCGATCTGGCTCTGATCCGCGCGACCCTGCGCAAACACGGATTTGAAATCACGGAGGACGTCAATGAGTGA
- a CDS encoding DUF438 domain-containing protein, with translation MSELINNREFRKNTIKELLRMLHDGHDLNEVRERFAQAFSGVSPSEISEAEQALMAEGVPLEEVQKLCDIHAAAFTGIIQPTPSVPAVLAPGHPAWVLSEENTAIGALLDRIDSLLQQFAGGAETALPPELLEALGDLRQVELHYMKKENLLFPYLEAHGITAPPKVMWGVDDEIRAAIKEALAAAETGGKDRSGLDKAVRTALEKIREMIFKEDNILRPMLLETLTQEEWGRVAEEGAELGFCLIPTPPLWKPVNIRQAVPTAPASGDVRLPTGVFSTAELTHLLDTLPVDITFVDKDDTVKYFSQSAERIFPRTKAIIGRKVSNCHPPASVHVVEAIVEAFKSGKKDHEDFWITLGDKFVLIRYFAVRDSSGAYLGTLEVTQNIAPIQKISGEKRLLSEHMEQPD, from the coding sequence ATGAGTGAACTCATCAATAACCGGGAATTCCGCAAAAACACTATCAAGGAGCTGCTGCGGATGCTTCATGACGGCCACGACCTGAACGAAGTCCGGGAACGCTTTGCACAGGCTTTCAGCGGTGTTTCTCCGTCCGAGATTTCCGAGGCCGAGCAGGCCCTCATGGCGGAGGGAGTGCCTCTGGAGGAAGTGCAAAAGCTGTGCGACATACATGCCGCGGCTTTTACGGGTATCATTCAGCCAACCCCCTCCGTTCCGGCGGTTCTCGCTCCCGGCCATCCGGCCTGGGTGCTTTCGGAGGAAAACACGGCCATAGGGGCACTGCTGGACCGGATCGACTCCCTGCTGCAACAGTTTGCCGGCGGTGCGGAAACGGCTCTCCCCCCGGAGTTACTGGAAGCCCTGGGGGATCTGCGGCAGGTCGAGCTTCATTACATGAAAAAGGAGAATCTCCTGTTTCCTTATCTGGAGGCGCACGGCATCACCGCTCCGCCCAAGGTCATGTGGGGCGTGGACGATGAAATCCGGGCCGCGATCAAGGAAGCCCTCGCGGCGGCCGAAACCGGCGGAAAGGACAGATCCGGGCTGGACAAGGCCGTCCGAACCGCGCTGGAAAAGATCCGGGAAATGATTTTCAAGGAAGATAACATATTGCGCCCCATGCTGCTGGAAACCCTGACCCAGGAGGAGTGGGGTCGAGTCGCCGAGGAAGGAGCCGAGCTGGGCTTTTGTCTGATTCCGACGCCGCCCCTCTGGAAGCCGGTGAATATCCGGCAGGCTGTGCCGACCGCTCCTGCGTCCGGAGATGTCCGCCTGCCCACCGGCGTCTTTTCCACTGCCGAACTGACACACCTGCTCGACACTCTGCCCGTGGACATCACGTTCGTGGACAAAGACGATACGGTGAAATATTTTTCCCAGAGCGCGGAACGCATCTTTCCGCGCACCAAGGCCATCATCGGCCGCAAGGTGTCCAACTGTCATCCCCCGGCCAGCGTGCACGTGGTGGAGGCCATCGTCGAAGCCTTCAAGTCGGGAAAAAAAGACCACGAGGATTTCTGGATCACTCTGGGGGACAAGTTCGTCCTCATCCGCTATTTCGCCGTGCGGGACAGTTCGGGCGCGTATCTCGGCACTCTGGAAGTGACCCAGAACATTGCACCCATTCAGAAAATCAGCGGAGAGAAGCGCCTTCTTTCGGAACACATGGAACAGCCGGATTGA
- a CDS encoding pyridoxamine 5'-phosphate oxidase family protein, protein MRPMTDEEIATLVRRSKWATICSASSEGVPYAVEATPYSDGGDVCFMINPRGGTWKNLCSNPKVLLKYTLTNSRLTWWAGVSAFGTGRFDPDPEAISRGFLLLGEVMGEDYSGVASRPSRPGFSPLLRVTVEQWTGRCSAAPNAPLFTSSSPL, encoded by the coding sequence ATGCGTCCCATGACCGATGAAGAGATAGCCACGCTGGTGCGGCGGAGCAAATGGGCCACTATCTGCTCCGCGTCTTCCGAAGGGGTTCCCTATGCCGTGGAGGCCACGCCGTACAGCGACGGCGGGGACGTCTGCTTCATGATCAACCCCAGAGGGGGCACCTGGAAGAACCTGTGCTCCAATCCGAAGGTACTGCTCAAGTACACCCTGACCAACAGCCGCCTGACTTGGTGGGCCGGGGTCAGCGCTTTCGGAACAGGCCGTTTCGATCCGGACCCGGAGGCCATCTCGCGCGGCTTCCTCCTGCTGGGGGAAGTCATGGGCGAGGACTATTCCGGGGTAGCCAGCCGTCCTTCGCGGCCCGGATTCAGCCCCTTGCTGCGGGTCACGGTGGAGCAGTGGACAGGCCGGTGCAGCGCTGCGCCGAACGCCCCTTTGTTCACATCTTCATCGCCGCTCTGA
- a CDS encoding flavodoxin family protein produces MKSLVVYSSRTGNTEKVARAIHEILPAPCDIHSVETAPDPGDYGFVAIGFWVDKGEPDAKAKDYMKRVQGRKVGLFGTLGAWPDSDHARECLDKARELMAGNEVLGTFICQGRIDPAVLEMMRKMASDVHPMTPERQARIREAEKHPDEADLLAAQAAFRDMAARLGAGGTGDAPCVP; encoded by the coding sequence ATGAAATCTCTCGTGGTCTATTCGTCCCGTACCGGGAATACCGAGAAAGTGGCCCGGGCCATCCATGAGATTCTGCCCGCGCCCTGCGACATTCATTCCGTGGAGACGGCTCCCGACCCTGGTGATTACGGTTTCGTGGCCATCGGTTTTTGGGTGGACAAGGGCGAACCCGACGCCAAGGCCAAGGACTACATGAAGCGTGTCCAGGGGCGGAAGGTGGGGCTTTTCGGCACCCTTGGGGCCTGGCCGGATTCGGATCACGCCCGGGAGTGCCTGGACAAGGCCAGAGAGCTGATGGCCGGAAACGAAGTGCTGGGCACCTTTATCTGTCAGGGCCGTATCGACCCGGCCGTGCTCGAAATGATGCGCAAGATGGCTTCGGACGTGCATCCCATGACGCCCGAACGCCAGGCCCGCATCCGGGAGGCGGAGAAGCACCCCGACGAGGCGGATCTGCTGGCGGCGCAGGCCGCTTTCCGGGACATGGCCGCGCGCCTGGGAGCGGGCGGGACGGGGGATGCGCCATGCGTCCCATGA
- the hutX gene encoding heme utilization cystosolic carrier protein HutX: MKPFEIPSSLVQDVTAAVQENPGVMLRDLAQRFGVTEGAVAQALPAEMHAFAPVEAFDRVWEAMASWQAVTVIACTPGMIMEFKGTLPGGKHGHGMFNLHAENHPLGGHFFVKDLGAICFLSKPFFGLESHSVQFYNTRGEGMCAVYVGREGRKLIDAVRDAYMALRDAVCVREEK; the protein is encoded by the coding sequence ATGAAACCCTTTGAAATTCCTTCTTCCCTTGTCCAGGACGTGACTGCCGCGGTTCAGGAAAATCCGGGCGTCATGCTCCGCGATCTGGCCCAGCGCTTCGGCGTCACCGAAGGCGCCGTGGCTCAGGCTCTGCCAGCCGAAATGCACGCCTTCGCCCCGGTCGAGGCGTTCGACCGGGTATGGGAAGCCATGGCTTCCTGGCAGGCGGTTACGGTCATCGCCTGCACGCCGGGCATGATCATGGAGTTCAAGGGGACTCTGCCCGGAGGAAAACACGGCCACGGCATGTTCAACCTGCACGCCGAAAATCATCCTTTGGGCGGGCATTTCTTCGTCAAGGATCTGGGGGCCATCTGCTTTCTTTCCAAGCCCTTCTTCGGCCTGGAGAGCCACAGCGTGCAGTTCTACAACACCAGGGGTGAAGGCATGTGCGCGGTTTATGTGGGCCGGGAAGGCCGCAAGCTCATCGACGCCGTGCGTGACGCCTACATGGCCCTGAGGGACGCGGTCTGCGTCCGGGAGGAAAAATAA